The following nucleotide sequence is from Acidobacteriota bacterium.
AGCAAGCCCATTTCAAGAATGGCTTTGACGCGGGCGCCGGCGGCGTGAGCGAGCGCGGTGACGGCGGCGAGCTCGGACTGAACGAGAGCGTCCTGGCCAGACTTGAGCGCCGCGAAGTTGATGACGACGTCGAGTTCGTCGGCGCCGAGTTTGAGACACTCGGCGGCTTCGAAGAGTTTGACCGAACCGAGCGAGTTGCCGAGCGGAAAGCCGACGACGGTTGCTACGAGCACGGGCGTGGGACGCAGGCGGGCGGCGGCGTGCGCAAGCCAGACGGACGGCACGCAAACGGCGGCCACGCCCCAGGCGGCGGCATCGTCGCAGAGGCGGTCGATTTGCTCAGCGGTGGCGCCGGGGGCGAGCAGCGTAGATTCGACGGCGGCGGCAAGACTGCCGGAGGAAGGCGCGGCGTCCGACTTGGGGCGCACCGCGGCAACGATGTCGTTGACGAGGGCTTCGTAGGCTTCCGGGGCGAGCTCGACCATCGGGCCGATGATAGCATTCCCAAAGAGCATGTACCGGCTGGAAGATCTCGATTTCATGCGTGAGGCGCTGCGATTGGCGGCAGAGGGGACGGCACTGGCGTCGCCGAACCCGCGCGTGGGCGCGGTGATTGTGCGCGAGGGACAAATCGTGGGGCGCGGGACGCACCGCTACGAAGAGAAAAGCCATGCCGAGGTGCTGGCGCTGGCGGAGGCGGGCGAGGCGGCGCGCGGGGCAACGCTCTACGTGAACCTGGAGCCGTGCTGCCATGCCGGCCGGACGCCGCCGTGCACGGAGGCGCTGATTGCGGCGGGGATTGGGCGCGTGGT
It contains:
- the deoC gene encoding deoxyribose-phosphate aldolase, with the translated sequence MKSRSSSRYMLFGNAIIGPMVELAPEAYEALVNDIVAAVRPKSDAAPSSGSLAAAVESTLLAPGATAEQIDRLCDDAAAWGVAAVCVPSVWLAHAAARLRPTPVLVATVVGFPLGNSLGSVKLFEAAECLKLGADELDVVINFAALKSGQDALVQSELAAVTALAHAAGARVKAILEMGLLSPAELGRAAAAALAAGVDFLKNGTGFGGHGDATPETIARLHELAAGRARIKAAGGIRTPAQARALLNAGADRLGTSTGAALLS